The following are encoded together in the Streptomyces sp. NBC_00358 genome:
- a CDS encoding LacI family DNA-binding transcriptional regulator: MAVHGARGRSGGRPTLEEVAVRAGVGRGTVSRVINGSPRVSDATRAAVEAAVAELGYVPNTAARALAANRTDAIALVVPEPETRFFAEPYFSDMLRGVGAELSETEMQLLLIFAGSDRERQRLAQYLAAHRVDGVLLVSVHADDPLPDLLSQLEIPAVISGRRSAEETLPSVDSDNYGGGRAAVEHLISRGRRKVAHLAGRMDVYGAQRRVDGYRQGLLDAGRPVDEGLIVPGDFTEEGGRRAMSLLLERCPDLDAVFAGSDVMAAGARQVLRETGRRIPDDVALIGYDDSAIARHMDPPLTSVRQPIEEMGRAMIDLLLGEIADRRPAVSRGLEKRQLVLPAELVVRASS; this comes from the coding sequence ATGGCAGTCCACGGAGCGCGGGGCCGCAGCGGTGGGCGGCCGACCCTCGAAGAGGTGGCCGTGCGCGCAGGCGTGGGCCGCGGCACGGTCTCCCGGGTGATCAACGGCTCTCCGCGGGTCAGTGACGCGACCCGCGCGGCGGTCGAGGCGGCGGTCGCGGAGCTCGGTTACGTCCCCAACACGGCGGCCCGCGCCCTCGCGGCCAACCGCACGGACGCGATCGCCCTGGTCGTCCCCGAACCCGAGACCCGGTTCTTCGCGGAACCGTACTTCTCGGACATGTTGCGCGGTGTCGGTGCCGAACTCTCCGAGACCGAGATGCAGTTGCTGCTGATATTCGCGGGCAGCGACCGGGAGCGCCAGCGCCTGGCCCAGTACCTGGCCGCGCACCGCGTGGACGGAGTCCTGCTGGTCTCGGTGCACGCCGACGACCCGCTCCCCGACCTGCTCTCCCAGTTGGAGATCCCGGCCGTGATCAGCGGCCGGCGCTCGGCGGAGGAGACGCTTCCGTCGGTGGACTCGGACAACTACGGCGGCGGGCGCGCGGCCGTGGAGCATCTGATCTCCCGCGGGCGCCGCAAAGTCGCCCACCTGGCCGGCCGCATGGACGTCTACGGCGCCCAGCGCCGTGTCGACGGCTACCGCCAGGGCCTGCTCGACGCGGGCCGTCCGGTGGACGAAGGCCTGATCGTCCCCGGCGACTTCACCGAGGAAGGGGGCCGGCGTGCCATGTCCCTGCTGCTGGAGCGCTGCCCCGACCTCGACGCCGTCTTCGCGGGCTCCGACGTCATGGCGGCGGGTGCCCGGCAGGTCCTGCGCGAGACCGGCCGCCGCATCCCCGACGACGTGGCACTGATCGGCTACGACGACTCCGCCATAGCCCGTCACATGGACCCGCCCCTCACCAGCGTCCGCCAGCCCATCGAGGAGATGGGGCGCGCCATGATCGACCTCCTCCTCGGAGAGATCGCGGACCGCCGTCCCGCGGTCTCCCGGGGGCTGGAGAAGCGGCAGCTCGTGCTGCCGGCGGAGCTGGTGGTGCGGGCCTCGTCGTAG
- a CDS encoding GH1 family beta-glucosidase: protein MPEPITPVTFPPAFLWGAATSAYQIEGAVREDGRTPSIWDTFSHTPGKTAGGEHGDIAVDHYHRYRDDVALMADLGLGAYRFSVSWSRVQPTGRGPAVQRGLDFYRRLVDELLAHGIKPAVTLYHWDLPQELEDAGGWPERETALRFAEYAQIVGEALGDRVEQWITLNEPWCSAFLGYGSGVHAPGRTDPAASLRAAHHLNLAHGLGTSALRSVMPSRNSVAVSLNSSVVRPVSQDPADLDAVQRIDDLANGVFHGPMLHGAYPQTLFTATRSVTDWSFVQDGDLRAIHQPLDALGLNYYTPTLVSAAAAHADGPRADGHGASSHSPWPGADDVAFHQTPGERTEMGWTIDPTGLHDLIMRYTREVPGLPLYVTENGAAYDDKPDPDGRVHDPERIAYLNGHLSAVHRAIADGADVRGYYLWSLLDNFEWSYGYGKRFGAVYVDYATQIRTPKSSAHWYSRAARTGTLAPVTPAE, encoded by the coding sequence ATGCCTGAGCCCATAACACCCGTGACCTTCCCTCCGGCCTTCCTCTGGGGCGCGGCGACCTCCGCGTACCAGATCGAGGGAGCCGTGCGGGAGGACGGCCGCACACCCTCGATCTGGGACACCTTCAGCCATACACCGGGCAAGACGGCCGGCGGCGAGCACGGTGACATCGCTGTCGACCACTATCACCGCTACCGCGACGACGTGGCCCTGATGGCGGACCTCGGCCTGGGCGCGTACCGCTTCTCGGTCTCCTGGTCGCGGGTGCAGCCGACCGGCCGGGGCCCCGCGGTCCAGCGCGGCCTGGACTTCTACCGGCGTCTGGTCGACGAGTTGCTGGCCCACGGCATCAAGCCCGCCGTCACCCTCTACCACTGGGACCTGCCGCAGGAGCTGGAGGACGCGGGCGGCTGGCCGGAGCGCGAGACGGCGCTGCGTTTCGCGGAGTACGCGCAGATCGTGGGCGAGGCGCTGGGCGACCGGGTCGAGCAGTGGATCACCCTGAACGAGCCCTGGTGCAGCGCCTTCCTGGGGTACGGCTCCGGGGTGCACGCTCCCGGCCGGACGGACCCGGCGGCGTCCCTGCGCGCGGCCCACCACCTGAACCTGGCGCACGGGCTCGGCACTTCGGCGCTCCGTTCCGTGATGCCGTCCCGCAACTCGGTCGCGGTGAGCCTCAACTCCTCGGTGGTCAGGCCGGTTTCGCAGGACCCGGCGGACCTGGACGCGGTCCAGCGCATCGACGACCTGGCCAACGGCGTCTTCCACGGCCCGATGCTGCACGGCGCGTACCCGCAGACCCTGTTCACGGCGACCCGGTCGGTCACCGACTGGTCGTTCGTCCAGGACGGCGATCTCAGGGCGATCCACCAGCCGTTGGACGCGCTCGGCCTCAACTACTACACGCCCACGCTGGTTTCCGCGGCCGCCGCTCACGCGGACGGTCCGCGCGCGGACGGCCACGGCGCCAGCTCGCACTCCCCCTGGCCGGGCGCGGACGACGTCGCGTTCCACCAGACCCCGGGTGAGCGCACGGAGATGGGCTGGACGATCGACCCGACGGGTCTGCACGACCTGATCATGCGGTACACCCGTGAGGTACCGGGTCTGCCCCTGTACGTGACGGAGAACGGCGCGGCCTACGACGACAAGCCGGACCCGGACGGCCGGGTCCACGACCCCGAGCGCATCGCCTACCTCAACGGCCACCTGTCGGCCGTGCACCGCGCGATCGCCGACGGCGCGGACGTCCGCGGCTACTACCTCTGGTCGCTTCTGGACAACTTCGAGTGGTCCTACGGCTACGGCAAGCGCTTCGGCGCGGTCTACGTCGACTACGCGACCCAGATCCGCACCCCGAAGTCGAGCGCCCACTGGTACAGCCGGGCGGCCCGCACGGGAACGCTGGCCCCGGTGACGCCCGCCGAGTAG
- a CDS encoding GNAT family N-acetyltransferase has protein sequence MPHPVEPLPCEPHPAEPGPGAAAERTAGTARLDLLPLRVEHAEEMAEALSDPALHVFIGGAPHTAQGLRSRYERLVAGSPDPAVRWRNWVLRERAGGRLVGTVQATVSGEVAEVAWVVGTPWQGRGYAVEAARALVRHVIRAYPVRTVVAHVHPGHHASAAVAAAAGLTATDTLQDGEVRWELTVRR, from the coding sequence GTGCCCCACCCCGTGGAACCCCTCCCCTGCGAACCCCACCCCGCCGAGCCCGGCCCCGGTGCGGCCGCAGAGCGGACGGCCGGTACCGCCCGGCTCGATCTCCTCCCGTTGCGCGTCGAACACGCCGAGGAGATGGCCGAGGCGCTGTCGGATCCGGCGCTGCACGTCTTCATCGGCGGGGCGCCGCACACGGCTCAGGGGCTCCGCTCGCGGTACGAACGCCTCGTCGCGGGCTCACCCGACCCCGCCGTGCGCTGGCGCAACTGGGTGCTGCGGGAGCGCGCCGGGGGCCGCCTGGTGGGGACGGTCCAGGCGACCGTCTCGGGGGAGGTCGCGGAGGTCGCCTGGGTGGTGGGTACGCCCTGGCAGGGCCGGGGATACGCGGTGGAGGCGGCGCGGGCGCTGGTCCGGCACGTGATCCGCGCGTATCCCGTCCGTACGGTCGTGGCCCATGTGCACCCCGGTCACCACGCGTCCGCCGCCGTCGCCGCGGCGGCGGGGCTCACCGCGACGGACACCCTCCAGGACGGCGAGGTCAGGTGGGAGCTGACGGTACGGCGGTGA
- a CDS encoding ABC transporter substrate-binding protein produces MRTSTRRSRRLAAIAAVAAMTAGLLAGCSKDSNDGSSNSDGGGKGGKTTLTVGTFGVFGYKQAGLYDEYTKLHPTISIKENVTTRTDVYWPKTLTRLQAGAGTDDIQAIEVGNITEAVQTQADKFVDLGKEVDKSQWLDWKTSQATTKDGKTIALGTDIGPMAICYRKDLFAKAGLETDRTKLAAQWKGDWSKYVAVGKDYMKKAPSGTKFVDSASSVYNAALGGESQRYYDKDGNVIWDKSTGVKKSWNTAMEVATSNMSAKLKQFDPTWDQGFAKGSFATVACPAWMIGYIEQKSGDSGKGKWDVAAAPTAANWGGSFIGVPTAGKHQKEAIALAKWLTAPEQQAKVFAKQASFPSTPGAYSSLKPAADTTAYFSDAPITQIFADSAKTIPVQHFGTKDQPIGTAITDVGILQVEQKGKTPDQGWNAAKAEIKDVLGQ; encoded by the coding sequence ATGCGTACGAGTACCCGCCGGTCCCGCAGGCTGGCGGCCATCGCGGCCGTCGCAGCGATGACCGCAGGGCTGCTGGCCGGCTGCTCGAAGGACTCGAACGACGGTTCGTCGAACTCGGACGGGGGAGGCAAGGGCGGCAAGACGACGCTGACCGTCGGCACGTTCGGCGTCTTCGGCTACAAGCAGGCCGGTCTCTACGACGAGTACACGAAGCTTCACCCGACCATCTCGATCAAGGAGAACGTCACCACTCGTACGGATGTGTACTGGCCCAAGACGCTCACGCGTCTGCAGGCCGGTGCCGGCACCGACGACATCCAGGCGATCGAGGTCGGCAACATCACCGAGGCCGTCCAGACCCAGGCCGACAAGTTCGTCGACCTCGGCAAGGAGGTCGACAAGTCGCAGTGGCTGGACTGGAAGACCTCCCAGGCCACCACCAAGGACGGCAAGACGATCGCACTCGGCACCGACATCGGCCCGATGGCGATCTGCTACCGCAAGGACCTGTTCGCGAAGGCCGGTCTGGAGACGGACCGCACCAAGCTCGCCGCGCAGTGGAAGGGCGACTGGTCCAAGTACGTCGCCGTCGGCAAGGACTACATGAAGAAGGCGCCCAGCGGCACCAAGTTCGTGGACTCCGCCTCGTCGGTGTACAACGCGGCCCTCGGTGGCGAGAGCCAGCGGTACTACGACAAGGACGGCAACGTCATCTGGGACAAGTCCACGGGTGTCAAGAAGTCCTGGAACACCGCCATGGAGGTGGCGACCAGCAACATGTCGGCGAAGCTGAAGCAGTTCGACCCGACATGGGACCAGGGCTTCGCCAAGGGCTCGTTCGCGACCGTGGCCTGTCCCGCGTGGATGATCGGCTACATCGAGCAGAAGTCCGGTGACTCGGGCAAGGGCAAGTGGGACGTGGCGGCGGCGCCGACCGCGGCCAACTGGGGCGGTTCGTTCATCGGCGTGCCGACGGCGGGCAAGCACCAGAAGGAGGCCATCGCGCTGGCCAAGTGGCTGACCGCGCCGGAGCAGCAGGCGAAGGTCTTCGCCAAGCAGGCCAGCTTCCCCTCGACCCCGGGGGCGTACTCCAGCCTGAAGCCGGCCGCGGACACCACGGCGTACTTCTCCGACGCCCCGATCACGCAGATCTTCGCCGACTCGGCGAAGACCATCCCGGTCCAGCACTTCGGCACCAAGGACCAGCCGATCGGTACCGCGATCACCGACGTGGGCATCCTCCAGGTCGAGCAGAAGGGCAAGACGCCCGACCAGGGCTGGAACGCGGCAAAGGCTGAGATCAAGGACGTGCTCGGCCAGTGA
- a CDS encoding carbohydrate ABC transporter permease produces MTSSKQALAHPATSADAAPGSQPGAARGAQGRGTPPPSPDSWRSRLYRWDMKASPYAFIAPFFIIFGAFGLGPLLYTAWYSLHNVQLSGLDHQTWAGLDNYKNLLSSEFFWNALGNTFTIGVISTVPQLLMALAIAHLLNYRLRGSTVWRVVMLTPYATSVAAATLVFTLLYSWDGGMVNWLLHFVGVHAINWRESDWGGQFAVSSIVIWRWTGYNALIYLAAMQAIPADLYESAALDGAGRWQQFRHVTIPMLRPTILFTVVVSTIGATQLFGEPLLFGGVSGSKGGSAHQYQTLGLYMYDQGWGIGNLGKASAIAWTMFLILLIVAAINLLITRRLRKSQ; encoded by the coding sequence GTGACCAGCTCCAAGCAGGCTCTCGCGCACCCCGCGACGAGCGCCGACGCCGCGCCCGGCTCCCAGCCGGGCGCGGCCCGGGGCGCTCAGGGTCGCGGTACGCCGCCGCCGAGCCCGGACTCCTGGCGCAGCCGGCTGTACCGCTGGGACATGAAGGCGTCGCCGTACGCGTTCATCGCCCCCTTCTTCATCATCTTCGGTGCCTTCGGGCTCGGGCCGCTGCTCTACACGGCCTGGTACTCGCTGCACAACGTGCAGCTCTCCGGCCTGGACCACCAGACCTGGGCCGGCCTGGACAACTACAAGAACCTGCTGTCCTCGGAGTTCTTCTGGAACGCCCTGGGGAACACCTTCACCATCGGTGTGATCTCGACGGTGCCGCAGTTGCTCATGGCGCTGGCGATCGCCCATCTGCTCAACTACCGGCTGCGCGGCTCGACCGTGTGGCGGGTCGTGATGCTCACCCCGTACGCCACCTCGGTGGCGGCGGCGACGCTCGTCTTCACGCTGCTGTATTCGTGGGACGGCGGCATGGTCAACTGGCTGCTGCACTTCGTCGGGGTCCACGCGATCAACTGGCGCGAGTCCGACTGGGGCGGTCAGTTCGCCGTCTCCTCGATCGTGATCTGGCGGTGGACCGGGTACAACGCGCTGATCTACCTCGCGGCGATGCAGGCGATCCCCGCCGACCTGTACGAGTCGGCGGCGCTGGACGGCGCGGGCCGCTGGCAGCAGTTCCGCCATGTGACGATCCCGATGCTGCGGCCGACGATCCTGTTCACGGTGGTCGTGTCCACGATCGGCGCGACGCAGCTGTTCGGTGAGCCGCTCCTGTTCGGCGGGGTCAGCGGCTCGAAGGGCGGCTCCGCGCACCAGTACCAGACGCTCGGCCTCTACATGTACGACCAGGGCTGGGGCATCGGCAACCTCGGCAAGGCGTCAGCGATCGCATGGACGATGTTCCTGATCCTGCTGATCGTCGCCGCGATCAACCTGCTGATCACCCGACGGCTGAGGAAATCCCAATGA
- a CDS encoding carbohydrate ABC transporter permease, which produces MTTTELTPPQAEAKGTPVVRGPGRRRVLGAGKQMHAGPVTYLVLTVFALVSLAPLVWTAIAASRNNERLAQTPPPLWFGGNLFKNLQAAWEQAGLGTAMVNSTIVAGTITVGTVVFSTLAGFAFAKLRFRFSGLLLLLTIGTMMIPPQLAVVPLYLWISDLGWSNQLQTVILPTLVSAFGTFFMRQYLIQALPSELIEAARVDGASSLRVVWHVVFPAARPAMAVLGLLTFVMAWNDFLWPIIALNQQNPTVQVALAALGTGYVPDQAVIMAGALLGTLPLLIAFLLFGKQIVGGIMQGAIKG; this is translated from the coding sequence ATGACCACCACTGAACTGACTCCCCCTCAGGCGGAGGCGAAGGGAACCCCGGTCGTCCGGGGCCCCGGACGCCGCCGGGTGCTCGGCGCGGGCAAGCAGATGCACGCGGGTCCGGTCACCTACCTCGTCCTGACCGTCTTCGCGCTGGTCTCGCTCGCCCCGCTGGTCTGGACGGCCATCGCCGCCTCGCGCAACAACGAGCGGCTGGCGCAGACACCGCCGCCGCTGTGGTTCGGCGGGAACCTGTTCAAGAACCTCCAGGCCGCGTGGGAACAGGCCGGGCTCGGTACCGCGATGGTCAACTCCACGATCGTCGCCGGGACCATCACCGTCGGTACGGTGGTGTTCTCCACGCTCGCCGGGTTCGCCTTCGCCAAGCTGCGGTTCAGGTTCTCCGGTCTTCTTCTGCTGCTGACCATCGGCACGATGATGATCCCGCCGCAGCTCGCCGTCGTGCCGCTGTATCTGTGGATCAGCGATCTGGGCTGGTCGAACCAGCTCCAGACGGTCATCCTGCCCACCCTGGTGAGTGCCTTCGGTACGTTCTTCATGCGGCAGTACCTGATCCAGGCGCTGCCCTCCGAACTGATCGAGGCGGCGCGGGTCGACGGCGCCAGCAGTCTGCGGGTCGTCTGGCACGTCGTCTTCCCGGCGGCGCGGCCGGCCATGGCGGTGCTCGGCCTGCTGACGTTCGTGATGGCCTGGAACGACTTCCTGTGGCCGATCATCGCCCTGAACCAGCAGAACCCGACCGTGCAGGTCGCCCTCGCCGCGCTGGGAACCGGATATGTCCCCGACCAGGCCGTGATCATGGCGGGCGCGCTGCTCGGCACCCTGCCGCTGCTCATCGCCTTCCTCCTGTTCGGCAAGCAGATCGTGGGCGGGATCATGCAGGGCGCGATCAAGGGCTGA
- a CDS encoding serine/threonine protein kinase produces the protein MVLHPLLGVDEVPAVEPYLGRVGEVFRVFGERDSGCVAYGVRLLDGARWFVKEAVNEHGHRSLERGWAFHRAVRHTAIVPQVHRIAVRDGWAVVMPWRSGEVLYHPAAGGSRDRTRPGGPMARFRSLPTAEVLRAFDRVLDAHLTVEAAGQVAVDFYDGTLLYDFAAGAVHLVDLDEYRPGPFVLEDERLPGSRRFMSPEEFVRGAVIDSRTTVFTLGRAARHLLDAGDEERAWRGTAGQLAVVERATFPAPDDRFTDVHRFAEAWRAAGAAR, from the coding sequence ATGGTCCTGCATCCCTTGCTCGGAGTCGACGAAGTGCCCGCCGTGGAGCCGTATCTGGGCCGGGTGGGTGAGGTGTTCCGGGTGTTCGGTGAGCGTGACTCGGGCTGCGTGGCGTACGGGGTGCGGCTGCTCGACGGCGCCCGCTGGTTCGTCAAGGAAGCCGTCAACGAACACGGTCACCGCTCACTCGAACGAGGATGGGCATTTCACCGGGCCGTCCGGCACACCGCGATCGTCCCGCAGGTCCACCGGATCGCCGTGCGGGACGGCTGGGCGGTGGTCATGCCCTGGCGCTCGGGCGAGGTGCTGTACCACCCCGCCGCGGGCGGGTCCCGCGACCGCACGCGTCCGGGCGGCCCCATGGCCCGCTTCCGCTCCCTGCCCACCGCCGAGGTGCTGCGCGCCTTCGACCGGGTCCTCGACGCCCACCTCACCGTGGAGGCGGCCGGCCAGGTCGCCGTGGACTTCTACGACGGCACGCTGCTCTACGACTTCGCCGCGGGCGCCGTCCACCTCGTGGACCTCGACGAGTACCGGCCGGGACCCTTCGTCCTGGAGGACGAACGGCTGCCGGGCTCACGCCGGTTCATGTCCCCCGAGGAGTTCGTCCGCGGCGCCGTCATCGACAGCAGGACGACGGTGTTCACCCTCGGCCGGGCCGCCCGCCATCTGCTCGACGCGGGTGACGAGGAACGCGCCTGGCGCGGCACCGCGGGGCAGTTGGCGGTCGTCGAACGCGCCACCTTCCCGGCTCCGGACGACCGCTTCACGGACGTGCACCGCTTCGCCGAGGCCTGGCGCGCGGCCGGGGCGGCCCGATAG